From one Micromonospora siamensis genomic stretch:
- a CDS encoding citrate synthase, which produces MTEVKLDHPGGQLSMPVHSAVEGPAGIGVSKLLKETGMTTYDPGFVNTASCSSAITYIDGDAGILRYRGYPIEQLAEKSSFLEVSYLLIYGELPSQQQLTEFSEWIRRHSLLHEEMRRFFDGFPREAHPMAVLSSAVSAISTFYQDSLDPFDSEHVEISTVRLMAKVPTIASYAYKKAIGQPLLYPDNSLGYVENFLRMTFGVPAEQYEVDPVMARVLDMLFVLHADHEQNCSTSTVRLVGSSNANLFASVSAGVNALFGPLHGGANQAVLEMLQKIQEDGGDVQSFVRKVKDKQDGVKLMGFGHRVYKNYDPRAAIVKKAAQDVLGRMAKPDPLLDLAMQLEEIALADDFFVSRKLYPNVDFYTGLIYKAMGFPTRMFTVLFALGRLPGWIAQWREMINDPDTKIGRPRQIYSGAAARDYTPLTER; this is translated from the coding sequence ATGACGGAAGTCAAGCTCGATCACCCGGGTGGCCAGCTCTCGATGCCGGTGCACAGCGCGGTCGAGGGCCCCGCGGGCATCGGGGTGAGCAAGCTGCTGAAGGAAACCGGGATGACCACGTACGACCCCGGTTTCGTCAATACCGCCTCCTGTTCGTCCGCGATCACCTACATCGACGGTGACGCGGGCATCCTGCGCTACCGGGGCTACCCGATCGAGCAGCTGGCGGAGAAGTCCTCCTTCCTGGAGGTCTCGTACCTGCTGATCTACGGTGAGCTGCCGTCCCAGCAGCAGCTGACCGAGTTCTCCGAGTGGATCCGGCGGCACTCGCTGCTGCACGAGGAGATGCGCCGCTTCTTCGACGGCTTCCCGCGCGAGGCGCACCCGATGGCGGTGCTGTCGTCGGCCGTGAGCGCCATCTCGACCTTCTACCAGGACAGCCTGGACCCGTTCGACTCCGAGCACGTGGAGATCTCCACTGTCCGCCTGATGGCGAAGGTCCCGACCATCGCCTCGTACGCGTACAAGAAGGCGATCGGCCAGCCGCTGCTGTACCCGGACAACTCGCTGGGCTACGTGGAGAACTTCCTGCGGATGACCTTCGGCGTGCCGGCCGAGCAGTACGAGGTCGACCCGGTGATGGCCCGCGTGCTGGACATGCTCTTCGTGCTGCACGCCGACCACGAGCAGAACTGCTCCACCTCCACGGTGCGCCTGGTCGGCTCCAGCAACGCCAACCTGTTCGCCTCGGTGTCGGCGGGCGTCAACGCCCTGTTCGGGCCGCTGCACGGTGGCGCGAACCAGGCCGTGCTGGAGATGCTGCAGAAGATCCAGGAAGACGGCGGCGACGTCCAGTCCTTCGTCCGCAAGGTCAAGGACAAGCAGGACGGCGTCAAGCTGATGGGCTTCGGCCACCGGGTCTACAAGAACTACGACCCGCGGGCCGCCATCGTCAAGAAGGCCGCCCAGGACGTGCTCGGCCGGATGGCCAAGCCGGACCCGCTGCTGGACCTCGCGATGCAGCTGGAGGAGATCGCGCTCGCCGACGACTTCTTCGTCTCCCGCAAGCTCTACCCGAACGTGGACTTCTACACCGGCCTGATCTACAAGGCCATGGGCTTCCCGACCCGGATGTTCACGGTGCTCTTCGCGCTGGGCCGGCTTCCCGGCTGGATCGCCCAGTGGCGCGAGATGATCAACGACCCGGACACCAAGATCGGCCGCCCGCGGCAGATCTACAGCGGCGCCGCGGCGCGGGACTACACCCCGCTGACCGAGCGCTGA
- the treY gene encoding malto-oligosyltrehalose synthase, producing MPDTPRPPRAPTTRVGSTYRVQIRPGFDLDATAGVTGYLAALGVTHLYSAPLLTATPGSQHGYDVVDHRAVNPELGGEGGRQRLARALRAAGLGLVVDIVPNHAGVAQPAANPAWWDVLRRGRASAYADWFDIDWDRGRLLLPVLADTPDAHDDLKVVDGELRYHEHRFPIADGTGDGAARQVHDRQHYELVSWRRGDGELTYRRFFAVSDLAGLRVEDPAVFDATHAEILRWVAAGDVDGIRVDHPDGLRDPAGYLARLRAAAPQAWLVVEKILEYGEELPDWPVDGTTGYDALAAVSGLFVDGDAEGDFTALDAWLTGRHTSWQDLTHDTKLAAATRLLAAELSRLAALASELDRHDTRAALAELAACFPVYRGYPPEGARHLAAARAEAGRRRPDLTRTLDAVTALLRDPDHELAARFPQLTGAVMAKGVEDTAYYRWSRFVALNEVGGSPAHFGVPPAEFHRFATARQVRWPAGMTALSTHDTKRGEDVRARLAVLSELPGRWAEQVARWTAKAPLADPDFAHLLWQTAVGAWPIERERLHAYVEKASREASVSTSWADPDLAFERELHALVDRMYDDRELHAELTAFATELTPAGWSNSLGQKLVQLAMPGVPDVYQGTELWENSLVDPDNRRPVDFAVRRELLDRLDAGDRPEVAADGAAKLLVVSRTLRLRREHPELFSTYRPVPVRGPGGAHAVAFDRGGAIAVATRLPLGLARAGGWRDTTLSLSVNQVTDMFTGRVYSGSELPVHDLLSTYPVALLAPTDSVEAAS from the coding sequence ATGCCCGACACCCCCCGACCCCCGAGGGCGCCGACGACGCGGGTGGGGTCGACCTACCGCGTGCAGATCCGCCCCGGCTTCGACCTGGACGCCACCGCCGGCGTCACCGGCTACCTGGCCGCGCTGGGCGTCACCCACCTCTACAGCGCCCCCCTGCTCACCGCCACCCCCGGCTCCCAGCACGGCTACGACGTGGTCGACCACCGCGCGGTCAACCCCGAACTCGGCGGCGAGGGCGGCCGGCAGCGGCTGGCCCGGGCGCTGCGCGCCGCCGGGCTCGGCCTGGTCGTCGACATCGTGCCCAACCACGCCGGGGTGGCCCAGCCCGCCGCGAACCCCGCCTGGTGGGACGTGCTGCGCCGGGGCCGGGCCTCGGCGTACGCGGACTGGTTCGACATCGACTGGGACCGGGGCCGGCTGCTGCTGCCGGTGCTCGCCGACACCCCCGACGCGCACGACGACCTCAAGGTGGTCGACGGCGAGCTGCGCTACCACGAGCACCGCTTCCCGATCGCCGACGGCACCGGCGACGGCGCCGCCCGGCAGGTGCACGACCGGCAGCACTACGAGCTGGTCTCCTGGCGGCGCGGCGACGGCGAACTGACGTACCGTCGCTTCTTCGCCGTCTCCGACCTGGCCGGTCTGCGGGTGGAGGACCCGGCGGTCTTCGACGCCACCCACGCCGAGATCCTGCGCTGGGTCGCCGCCGGCGACGTCGACGGCATCCGGGTCGACCACCCGGACGGCCTGCGCGACCCGGCCGGCTACCTGGCCCGGCTGCGCGCCGCCGCGCCGCAGGCGTGGCTGGTGGTGGAGAAGATCCTGGAGTACGGCGAGGAGCTGCCGGACTGGCCGGTGGACGGCACCACCGGCTACGACGCGCTCGCCGCCGTCAGCGGGCTCTTCGTCGACGGCGACGCCGAGGGCGACTTCACCGCCCTGGACGCTTGGCTCACCGGCCGGCACACCTCCTGGCAGGACCTCACCCACGACACGAAGCTGGCCGCCGCCACCCGGCTGCTCGCCGCCGAGCTGAGCCGGCTCGCCGCGCTCGCCTCCGAGCTGGACCGGCACGACACCCGGGCCGCCCTCGCCGAGCTGGCCGCCTGCTTCCCCGTCTACCGGGGCTACCCGCCCGAGGGCGCCCGGCACCTGGCGGCCGCCCGCGCCGAGGCGGGCCGGCGGCGCCCCGACCTGACCCGGACCCTGGACGCGGTCACCGCGCTGCTGCGCGACCCCGACCACGAGCTGGCCGCCCGGTTCCCGCAGCTCACCGGCGCGGTGATGGCCAAGGGCGTGGAGGACACCGCCTACTACCGGTGGAGCCGGTTCGTCGCCCTCAACGAGGTCGGCGGCAGCCCGGCCCACTTCGGCGTGCCGCCGGCGGAGTTCCACCGGTTCGCCACCGCCCGGCAGGTCCGCTGGCCGGCCGGGATGACCGCCCTGTCCACCCACGACACCAAGCGCGGCGAGGACGTCCGGGCCCGGCTCGCCGTCCTGTCCGAGCTGCCCGGCCGCTGGGCCGAGCAGGTGGCCCGCTGGACGGCGAAGGCCCCGCTGGCCGACCCGGACTTCGCCCACCTGCTCTGGCAGACCGCCGTCGGCGCGTGGCCGATCGAGCGGGAGCGGCTGCACGCGTACGTGGAGAAGGCGTCCCGGGAGGCGTCGGTCTCCACCAGCTGGGCCGACCCCGACCTGGCCTTCGAGCGGGAACTGCACGCCCTGGTCGACCGGATGTACGACGACCGGGAGCTGCACGCCGAGCTGACCGCGTTCGCCACCGAGCTGACCCCGGCCGGCTGGTCGAACTCGCTCGGGCAGAAGCTGGTGCAGCTGGCCATGCCCGGGGTGCCCGACGTCTACCAGGGCACCGAGCTGTGGGAGAACTCCCTGGTCGACCCGGACAACCGCCGCCCGGTCGACTTCGCCGTACGCCGGGAGCTGCTGGACCGGCTCGACGCCGGCGACCGGCCCGAGGTGGCCGCCGACGGCGCGGCCAAGCTGCTGGTGGTGTCGCGGACCCTGCGGCTGCGGCGGGAGCACCCGGAGCTGTTCAGCACCTACCGCCCGGTGCCCGTGCGGGGGCCGGGCGGGGCGCACGCGGTGGCCTTCGACCGGGGCGGGGCGATCGCGGTGGCCACCCGGCTGCCGCTGGGCCTGGCCCGTGCCGGCGGGTGGCGGGACACCACCCTGTCACTTTCCGTTAATCAGGTGACTGACATGTTCACCGGCCGGGTCTACAGTGGCTCTGAGCTGCCCGTGCATGATCTGTTGAGCACGTACCCCGTCGCCCTCCTCGCACCCACCGATTCCGTGGAGGCTGCCTCGTGA
- a CDS encoding glycosyltransferase family 4 protein yields MTTLRFGDQPATAPDRTRRPTVTTLPRQSTPVGTGGAGRPLKILMLSWEYPPVLVGGLGRHVHALSVALATAGHEVTVVTRHTDGAPLEEYADGVRILRAAEDPVRFPLATDSLLAWTMAFNHTLTRAALRATETGAYDVIHAHDWLVAHTAMTLRDHLDVPLVSTIHATEAGRHQGWLPEEMNRTIHGVEHWLSNESGRVIVCSGYMRDEVGALFGVEPNRVDVVPNGVEPHRWRVPVAAVASARARFAADGPLVTFAGRLVYEKGVQHLIAGLPRLRERHPGLRAVIVGDGPYRGELEAEVHRLGLGDTVSMPGFLGGTDLPAVMAASDCFAVPSIYEPFGMVALEGAAAGAPLAVAATGGLAEIVEPGVTGMTFAPQDPDGLSEAVHTLLTDRERARDIARRARTMVHEQYGWAAIAHRTAATYTAAITRAPAFATERAELRMTLGRPTAPTVAGNLLAAAGLR; encoded by the coding sequence GTGACCACCCTGCGGTTCGGCGACCAGCCCGCCACCGCCCCGGACCGGACCCGCCGGCCCACCGTCACCACCCTGCCCCGGCAGTCGACGCCGGTCGGCACGGGCGGCGCCGGCCGTCCACTCAAGATCCTGATGCTCTCCTGGGAGTACCCGCCGGTGCTCGTCGGTGGCCTCGGCCGCCACGTCCACGCCCTCTCCGTCGCCCTCGCCACCGCCGGCCACGAGGTCACCGTCGTCACCCGCCACACCGACGGCGCACCCCTGGAGGAATACGCCGACGGCGTCCGCATCCTGCGCGCCGCCGAGGACCCCGTCCGCTTCCCCCTCGCCACCGACTCCCTCCTGGCCTGGACCATGGCCTTCAACCACACCCTCACCCGCGCCGCCCTCCGCGCCACCGAAACCGGCGCCTACGACGTCATCCACGCCCACGACTGGCTCGTCGCCCACACCGCGATGACCCTGCGCGACCACCTGGACGTGCCGCTGGTCAGCACCATCCACGCCACCGAGGCCGGCCGGCACCAGGGCTGGCTGCCCGAGGAGATGAACCGCACCATCCACGGGGTGGAGCACTGGCTGAGCAACGAGTCGGGCCGGGTGATCGTCTGCTCCGGCTACATGCGTGACGAGGTGGGCGCGCTGTTCGGGGTCGAGCCGAACCGGGTCGACGTGGTGCCCAACGGGGTGGAGCCGCACCGCTGGCGGGTTCCGGTGGCCGCGGTCGCCTCCGCCCGCGCCCGCTTCGCCGCCGACGGCCCGCTGGTCACCTTCGCCGGCCGGCTGGTCTACGAGAAGGGCGTCCAGCACCTGATCGCCGGGCTGCCCCGGCTGCGCGAACGGCACCCCGGGCTGCGGGCCGTGATCGTCGGTGACGGCCCGTACAGGGGTGAGCTGGAGGCCGAGGTGCACCGGCTCGGGCTCGGCGACACGGTGAGCATGCCGGGCTTCCTCGGCGGCACCGACCTGCCGGCGGTGATGGCCGCCTCGGACTGCTTCGCGGTCCCCAGCATCTACGAGCCGTTCGGCATGGTGGCGCTGGAGGGCGCCGCGGCCGGCGCGCCGCTGGCCGTCGCGGCCACCGGCGGGCTGGCGGAGATCGTCGAGCCGGGCGTCACCGGGATGACCTTCGCCCCGCAGGACCCGGACGGGCTCAGCGAGGCCGTGCACACGCTGCTCACCGACCGCGAGCGTGCCCGCGACATCGCCCGCCGGGCCCGGACGATGGTGCACGAGCAGTACGGCTGGGCGGCCATCGCCCACCGCACCGCCGCCACCTACACCGCCGCGATCACCAGGGCCCCGGCGTTCGCCACCGAACGCGCCGAACTGCGGATGACGCTGGGCCGGCCCACCGCCCCCACCGTCGCCGGCAACCTGCTCGCCGCCGCCGGCCTGCGCTGA
- a CDS encoding sulfatase-like hydrolase/transferase, with translation MADRTLAPPAPAAPAASPEAATTAGWRVELRRLAEVAALVGLVVTQPVLDVLGHSPDFFLFHRARPSDVLLLAGLIAVVPTVPLALLGAASRLAGRMVRAAVHTGLVGLLLAALAVQVGRQVTPLRGVPLLLVAALAGAAGATAHRRWRVPGRVLRVAAVGPPVFVLLFLFASPASAVVLPRGQGGAAGQVATGAHPPIVMIVLDEFPLVSLLGPDGRIDAAKYPHFAELAGGSTWYRNATGVSGWTPYALPAMLTGRFPAKSVAPHYSQYPDNLFTALGGLYDVRAEESITRLCPPSRCEQPRTPEQGLGVLVRESGKLLRQVAAPVDSRIDPEESYRERTAAEAGLDAAEPIPDDPKFRFDSLDDNQPARFTSFLAGLRPSPRPTLHFLHLLMPHAPWVFLPSGARYAAPEDLPNDGAGWVDLARARHLAQLGYTDRLIGETLRTLKATGLYDQALVLVTADHGVSFQRDWQGRGLDAINHAAGQVAWVPMFVKEPGQRAGRVDDRNWEHVDLLPTIADYAHVRLPWRVDGRSARQAPRPDTDKRFYDRPGQPLTITGGVPAPPPSPAVHPLVGTTVGDRPAAGGATVANLAAFRDVRPQSGELPALVWGTVPASVPDGTLLAVAVNGRVGAVVPVTPPDPGGRRFAALLADDRLFRPGANDLALYRVGPGDALRRLRLS, from the coding sequence GTGGCTGACCGGACCCTCGCGCCGCCCGCACCGGCCGCGCCCGCGGCGTCGCCCGAGGCGGCGACCACCGCCGGCTGGCGGGTGGAGCTGCGCCGGCTGGCCGAGGTGGCCGCGCTGGTCGGCCTGGTGGTCACCCAGCCGGTGCTGGACGTGCTCGGGCACAGCCCCGACTTCTTCCTGTTCCATCGCGCCCGACCCTCGGACGTGCTGCTGCTGGCGGGGCTGATCGCGGTGGTGCCCACCGTGCCGCTGGCGCTGCTCGGGGCGGCCAGCCGGCTGGCTGGCCGGATGGTCCGCGCGGCGGTGCACACCGGGCTGGTCGGGCTGCTGCTCGCCGCGCTCGCGGTGCAGGTGGGACGGCAGGTGACGCCGCTGCGGGGCGTACCGCTGCTGCTGGTGGCGGCGCTGGCCGGCGCCGCCGGGGCGACCGCGCACCGGCGGTGGCGGGTGCCCGGCCGGGTGCTGCGGGTGGCCGCCGTCGGCCCGCCGGTGTTCGTGCTGCTGTTCCTGTTCGCCTCGCCGGCCTCGGCGGTGGTGCTGCCGCGCGGGCAGGGCGGAGCCGCCGGTCAGGTCGCGACGGGCGCCCACCCGCCGATCGTCATGATCGTCCTGGACGAGTTCCCGCTGGTGTCGCTGCTGGGCCCCGACGGCCGGATCGACGCCGCGAAGTACCCGCACTTCGCCGAGCTGGCCGGCGGGTCGACCTGGTACCGCAACGCCACCGGGGTCAGCGGCTGGACCCCGTACGCGCTGCCGGCCATGCTCACCGGCCGGTTCCCGGCGAAGTCGGTCGCCCCGCACTACTCGCAGTACCCGGACAACCTCTTCACCGCCCTCGGCGGCCTGTACGACGTCCGCGCCGAGGAGAGCATCACCCGGCTCTGCCCACCCAGCCGCTGCGAGCAGCCCCGCACCCCCGAGCAGGGCCTCGGCGTGCTGGTGCGGGAGAGCGGCAAGCTGCTGCGCCAGGTCGCCGCGCCGGTGGACAGCCGGATCGACCCGGAGGAGTCGTACCGGGAGCGGACCGCGGCCGAGGCGGGGCTGGACGCGGCCGAGCCGATCCCGGACGACCCGAAGTTCCGCTTCGACAGCCTGGACGACAACCAGCCGGCCCGGTTCACCAGCTTCCTGGCCGGGCTGCGCCCGAGCCCCCGACCGACGCTGCACTTCCTGCACCTGCTGATGCCGCACGCGCCGTGGGTGTTCCTGCCCTCGGGCGCCCGCTACGCCGCCCCCGAGGACCTGCCCAACGACGGGGCCGGTTGGGTGGACCTGGCCCGGGCCCGGCACCTGGCCCAGCTCGGCTACACCGACCGGCTGATCGGCGAGACGCTGCGGACCCTGAAGGCCACCGGCCTGTACGACCAGGCGCTGGTGCTGGTCACCGCCGACCACGGGGTGAGTTTCCAGCGGGACTGGCAGGGCCGGGGCCTGGACGCGATCAACCACGCCGCCGGGCAGGTGGCCTGGGTGCCGATGTTCGTCAAGGAGCCGGGCCAGCGCGCCGGCCGGGTGGACGACCGCAACTGGGAGCACGTCGACCTGCTGCCCACCATCGCCGACTACGCCCACGTACGCCTGCCGTGGCGGGTCGACGGGCGGTCGGCGCGGCAGGCCCCCCGGCCGGACACGGACAAGCGCTTCTACGACCGGCCCGGGCAACCGCTGACGATCACCGGCGGGGTGCCCGCCCCGCCACCGTCGCCGGCCGTCCACCCGCTGGTCGGCACCACGGTCGGCGACCGGCCGGCCGCGGGTGGCGCCACCGTGGCGAACCTGGCCGCGTTCCGTGACGTCCGGCCGCAGAGCGGGGAGCTGCCGGCGCTGGTCTGGGGCACGGTGCCGGCCTCGGTGCCGGACGGCACCCTGCTGGCCGTGGCGGTCAACGGCCGGGTGGGGGCGGTGGTGCCCGTGACGCCGCCGGACCCCGGCGGGCGCCGGTTCGCCGCCCTGCTCGCCGACGACCGGCTGTTCCGCCCCGGCGCCAACGACCTCGCCCTCTACCGGGTGGGGCCGGGGGACGCGCTGCGTCGGCTGCGGCTGTCCTGA
- a CDS encoding methyltransferase domain-containing protein produces MAISESGVRVEPGSFRDPANRVFHAGGDVLRALDETAAADWRALAGSEFFPALMASGRVCRTEPVEPAGPLPESGRAWAAVLRHERIPFVAHPYEWSFSMLRDAALLHLEILRAALPAGFTTKDGSAYNLQWRGSDPVFIDVGSFTPVRDGEPWAGYRQFCQTLLYPLLLQAHLGLDFQPLLRARVDGIEPEQMRRIFGGARRLLPGVPTHVHLHGAMQRRNSGATTTDVRSQLRAAGYSRELALATVRGLEKLVRRLDHRPGASHWADYQRTCGYTGQDRAAKEQFVTTAVAGDPELVLDLGANDGRYARLAARHARYVVAVEQDPAVVDELYRALRTEREQRILPLVMDLADPSPGGGWRGVERAGFTPRAACADVTLALALVHHLAIGRNVPLPEVVDCLAGWCAPGGRLVVEFVDPADPMAVRLLANKPDGLFPDYHREEFERLLAGRGRVERRLELPSGTRTLYQVVVGG; encoded by the coding sequence ATGGCGATCTCCGAGAGCGGCGTACGGGTCGAGCCCGGCTCGTTCCGTGACCCGGCGAACCGGGTCTTCCACGCCGGTGGCGACGTGCTGCGGGCGCTGGACGAGACGGCCGCCGCCGACTGGCGGGCGCTGGCCGGAAGCGAGTTCTTCCCGGCGCTGATGGCGTCCGGCCGGGTCTGCCGCACCGAACCGGTCGAGCCGGCCGGCCCGCTGCCGGAGAGCGGCCGGGCCTGGGCCGCGGTGCTGCGCCACGAGCGGATCCCGTTCGTGGCGCACCCGTACGAGTGGTCCTTCTCGATGCTGCGCGACGCCGCGCTGCTGCACCTGGAGATCCTGCGCGCCGCGCTGCCGGCCGGCTTCACCACCAAGGACGGCTCGGCGTACAACCTCCAGTGGCGCGGGTCCGACCCGGTCTTCATCGACGTCGGCTCGTTCACCCCGGTCCGCGACGGCGAACCCTGGGCCGGCTACCGGCAGTTCTGCCAGACGCTGCTCTATCCGCTGCTGCTCCAGGCCCACCTGGGGCTGGACTTCCAGCCGTTGCTGCGGGCCCGCGTCGACGGCATCGAACCCGAGCAGATGCGGCGGATCTTCGGCGGCGCCCGGCGGCTGCTGCCCGGCGTACCCACCCACGTGCACCTGCACGGCGCCATGCAGCGCCGCAACTCCGGCGCCACCACCACCGACGTACGCTCCCAGCTGCGCGCCGCCGGCTACTCCCGGGAACTGGCCCTGGCCACCGTACGCGGGCTGGAGAAGCTGGTCCGCCGGCTGGACCACCGGCCCGGCGCCAGCCACTGGGCCGACTACCAGCGCACCTGCGGCTACACGGGTCAGGACCGGGCGGCCAAGGAGCAGTTCGTGACCACCGCGGTCGCCGGCGACCCGGAGCTGGTGCTCGACCTGGGCGCCAACGACGGCCGGTACGCCCGCCTCGCCGCCCGGCACGCCCGGTACGTGGTTGCCGTGGAGCAGGACCCGGCGGTGGTCGACGAGCTCTACCGGGCCCTGCGCACCGAGCGGGAACAGCGGATCCTGCCGCTGGTGATGGACCTCGCCGACCCGTCGCCCGGTGGTGGCTGGCGGGGCGTGGAGCGGGCCGGCTTCACCCCGCGCGCGGCGTGCGCCGACGTGACGCTCGCCCTGGCGCTGGTGCACCACCTGGCCATCGGGCGCAACGTGCCGCTGCCCGAGGTGGTGGACTGCCTGGCCGGGTGGTGCGCGCCGGGCGGGCGGCTGGTCGTCGAGTTCGTCGACCCGGCCGACCCGATGGCGGTCCGGCTGCTGGCCAACAAGCCCGACGGGCTCTTCCCCGACTACCACCGGGAGGAGTTCGAGCGGCTGCTCGCCGGCCGCGGCCGGGTCGAACGCCGCCTGGAGCTGCCGTCGGGCACCCGTACCCTCTACCAGGTGGTCGTGGGTGGCTGA
- the glgX gene encoding glycogen debranching protein GlgX — MQVWPGERYPLGATYDGMGTNFAIFSEVAQKIELCLFDEWDTGAERRVELREVDAYVWHAYLPGIEPGQRYGYRVHGPWDPANGVRCNPHKLLLDPYAKAVDGEISWDPAVYDYEVGGDPDRMNETDSAPYMPKSVVVNPYFDWGNDRPPRTPYHHSVIYETHVRGLTMRHPDIPEELRGTYAAIASPVMIDYFKQLGVTAVELMPVHEFVHDHRLADLGLRNYWGYNTIGFFAPHHGYSALGRLGQQVQEFRGMVKALHAAGIEVILDVVYNHTAEGNHLGPSLSFKGIDTPSYYRLSEEDRRYFVDYTGTGNSLNVRNPHSLQLIMDSLRYWVTEMHVDGFRFDLAATLAREFYEVDRLSTFFEVVQQDPVVSRVKLIAEPWDVGPGGYQVGNFPPQWTEWNGKYRDTVRDFWRGEPATLAEFASRITGSADLYQDDGRRPFHSINFVTCHDGFTLNDLVSYNDKHNEANGEENRDGESHNRSWNCGVEGETDDAGVLALRQRQRRNFLATLVLSQGVPMIGHGDELGRTQCGNNNAYCQDSELAWIDWERVDEDLLAFVRRLTDFRARHQAFRRRRFFTGLPVGGRAAQSPLPDLAWYTPDGREMSHEDWGNDFGRSVALFVNGDGIPERGQYGQRHRDDSFLLLFNAHDAPLDFTLPGEEFGPRWELAISTAEPDPEKTTTVEAGGTICVPDRSLLVLERTV; from the coding sequence ATGCAGGTCTGGCCGGGCGAGCGCTATCCCCTCGGTGCCACCTACGACGGGATGGGCACCAACTTCGCGATCTTCTCGGAGGTGGCGCAGAAGATCGAACTCTGCCTCTTCGACGAGTGGGACACCGGCGCCGAACGCCGGGTCGAGCTGCGCGAGGTCGACGCGTACGTCTGGCACGCCTACCTGCCGGGGATCGAGCCCGGTCAACGCTACGGCTACCGGGTGCACGGCCCGTGGGACCCCGCCAACGGGGTCCGCTGCAACCCGCACAAGCTGCTGCTCGACCCGTACGCCAAGGCGGTCGACGGGGAGATCTCCTGGGATCCGGCGGTCTACGACTACGAGGTCGGCGGCGACCCGGACCGGATGAACGAGACCGACTCGGCGCCGTACATGCCGAAGTCGGTGGTGGTGAACCCGTACTTCGACTGGGGCAACGACCGGCCGCCGCGCACCCCGTACCACCACTCGGTGATCTACGAGACCCACGTACGCGGCCTGACCATGCGCCACCCCGACATCCCCGAGGAGCTGCGCGGCACGTACGCGGCCATCGCCTCCCCGGTGATGATCGACTACTTCAAGCAGCTCGGGGTGACCGCGGTCGAGCTGATGCCGGTGCACGAGTTCGTGCACGACCACCGCCTGGCCGACCTCGGCCTGCGCAACTACTGGGGTTACAACACCATCGGCTTCTTCGCCCCGCACCACGGCTACTCGGCGCTGGGCCGCCTCGGCCAGCAGGTGCAGGAGTTCCGCGGCATGGTCAAGGCGCTGCACGCCGCCGGCATCGAGGTCATCCTCGACGTGGTCTACAACCACACCGCCGAGGGCAACCACCTCGGCCCGTCGCTGAGCTTCAAGGGCATCGACACCCCCAGCTACTACCGGCTCTCCGAAGAAGACCGGCGCTACTTCGTCGACTACACCGGCACCGGCAACAGCCTCAACGTCCGCAACCCGCACTCGCTCCAGCTGATCATGGATTCGCTGCGCTACTGGGTGACCGAGATGCACGTCGACGGCTTCCGGTTCGACCTGGCCGCCACGCTGGCCCGCGAGTTCTACGAGGTCGACCGCCTCTCCACCTTCTTCGAGGTGGTCCAGCAGGACCCGGTGGTCAGCCGGGTCAAGCTGATCGCCGAGCCGTGGGACGTCGGCCCGGGCGGCTACCAGGTGGGCAACTTCCCGCCGCAGTGGACCGAGTGGAACGGCAAGTACCGGGACACCGTCCGGGACTTCTGGCGCGGCGAGCCCGCCACCCTCGCCGAGTTCGCCTCCCGGATCACCGGCTCCGCCGACCTCTACCAGGACGACGGCCGCCGCCCGTTCCACAGCATCAACTTCGTCACCTGCCACGACGGGTTCACCCTCAACGACCTGGTGTCGTACAACGACAAGCACAACGAGGCCAACGGCGAGGAGAACCGGGACGGCGAGAGCCACAACCGGTCCTGGAACTGCGGCGTCGAGGGGGAGACCGACGACGCCGGCGTGCTGGCCCTGCGGCAGCGGCAGCGGCGCAACTTCCTGGCCACCCTGGTGCTCTCGCAGGGCGTGCCGATGATCGGCCACGGCGACGAGCTGGGCCGCACCCAGTGCGGCAACAACAACGCCTACTGCCAGGACAGCGAGCTGGCCTGGATCGACTGGGAGCGGGTCGACGAGGACCTGCTCGCCTTCGTCCGCCGGCTGACCGACTTCCGCGCCCGCCACCAGGCGTTCCGCCGCCGCCGCTTCTTCACCGGCCTGCCGGTCGGCGGCCGCGCCGCCCAGTCCCCCCTGCCCGACCTGGCCTGGTACACCCCCGACGGCCGGGAGATGAGCCACGAGGACTGGGGCAACGACTTCGGCCGCTCGGTGGCCCTGTTCGTCAACGGCGACGGCATCCCGGAACGCGGCCAGTACGGCCAGCGGCACCGGGACGACTCGTTCCTGCTGCTGTTCAACGCGCACGACGCGCCCCTGGACTTCACCCTGCCCGGGGAGGAGTTCGGGCCGCGCTGGGAGCTGGCGATCAGCACCGCGGAACCGGATCCGGAGAAGACGACGACGGTGGAGGCGGGCGGCACCATCTGCGTGCCGGACCGGTCGCTGCTGGTCCTGGAGAGGACGGTCTGA